AAGAGCTTGCTAGTCTACTCCCTATCTCTATTTCTATGTGTTGATTGCCTCGGAGTGTATCGATGGATACTCAACTAGCAAATCTTACATTACGGGAAGCCTATCGCCTGCAGGATAGCGAGAGCAAGCCATACGATATACCCTGGATTGTTTGGCTGCTGGAGAATCCCGATAGTCCGCTGCCGTTTCCAGGCCAGATTTACCTGAGGGAGCATGACTATCTTCATATTATCTTTGGATTAGATCGATCTTCAGAAAGTGAAGCTTTCCTGGTGGGATTTGCGATGGGATTAGATTTAAATACTCGTAACATTCACCTACTAATATTAATATTAACTTCATTCTTTTTATATCCCAAATCCTATAAGTTCAGTATGATGGATATAAGGAATCTAAACCGAGGTTTTCTAGTTGGAAGAATGCCTAAATTTGAATCCTTGAGAGTATTGAACTTCGAGCTATATCTAGACCAAAAAGTATCCGATATCAGAAACGCTTTTGGTCTTCAACTACCAGAACCTCGGTCCTTTATTAGTCAGACTTTGAATACTATGTCTAACCGTCTACGGTCACCGTTTGTATTTGCGCATCTGAAGCCGCCGTAGGTCTCTTCAGGTGAACAACCGAATAGTTAATACCCCACTACCGAACGAACTTTGACGGGCTTGAGCGGTAGTGGGGAGGTCTCCTAAGTATGGAAAACACCACACTGGAGTATTTCTATGATACCTGCACAACATACGACAGGCATTGCCTGTTGCGGTAAGCGTTGCTCTTGGCTAGCCGTCTCTATCGGCCTTGTCTTCTTTCTGGCTGCCCTATCGAGTGCTAAACCTGCCCAAGCTTCATTTACGAATGGAGCAGAATCCTTTTTTTCTGAGGCTTTTCCAGAGGCCAAGGGTTTTTTCCCCTTCGCCGCGAAAGCCTTTGTGGTTTTGAGCCTGACTTCTATCGCGCTTAGCTCCAGCGGTTCAGATTCAACGAACGAAAACTCCTAAGTTTGGCTGCAGCGCACTTTAGGCGCTCAGTCACGCATCTGTGCAGGATTTGCCCATGATTAAATCCCCACCCTTAGAATTAATTCGTGCTGCCCAGGCCAACAATCGGCGGGCGAGAGACAGAGTATTCTCTGCCTCCTATGAGTTCGTGTCGATGATCGCTCGCCAGTGGTCATTGAGATATGCATATCTCGAATTTGATGATTGCCTTCAGGCTGGTTTTGAGGGGCTACTGGTCGCCATTGAGCGGTTTGACTTTTCAAAAGGCGTCCAGTTCCATACCTATGCCAAGTGGCCGGTCTCCAACAGCATTCAAGAGCTGGAAAGGGCTGAAGCAAAACAGCAGCGAACTTACGAAAAAGCTGTCACTGCCTATAGCCAAGATTCAGCCGAACCGCTGAACTGGATAGCTGAAGCTCAAAATAACCGCAGCCTTCGCAAGCGTATCTACAAAGCGCTTAAATCTTTCTCCCGCTTAGTCCGCAAATGGCTGGTCCTGCGACTGCTGGGATACTCCTACGTCAAGATTGCTGAACGCTTCAACGTGACGCGGCATAAAGTCACTGCAATCATCAAGTCTGCGATGGGCGTCT
The sequence above is a segment of the Acaryochloris thomasi RCC1774 genome. Coding sequences within it:
- a CDS encoding sigma-70 family RNA polymerase sigma factor, whose amino-acid sequence is MIKSPPLELIRAAQANNRRARDRVFSASYEFVSMIARQWSLRYAYLEFDDCLQAGFEGLLVAIERFDFSKGVQFHTYAKWPVSNSIQELERAEAKQQRTYEKAVTAYSQDSAEPLNWIAEAQNNRSLRKRIYKALKSFSRLVRKWLVLRLLGYSYVKIAERFNVTRHKVTAIIKSAMGVFRQRMFPEAYRFKQTLGAHLKRGQVKRHKPVPPPATPTPIRAVFRRLRTLASGLLGSVQQSAQKFVQQVVPGARVNSLWSLGEDDDSSSSNPADVTSVPGSGIPPPG